The Acidovorax sp. RAC01 genomic sequence GTATTGAGCAGCGAGCATCGCGTGGGTTTTCGATTGACTCTGCTTCTGGTATTCGATGCGTTCATACACACGGAAGAGCTGGGCAAACCCTCGAAGCGTAAGCTCCATCTGCCTCTCATCGCTCGCCGTCAGGGCAGTTTTCGCACGCTGGCGCAGGCTCTCTAAGCTGCGCGTGATCACTGAGTCATCAACCAACGGGTTCTCGACCATCCAGGCATACGAGAAAAACGTCCGTCCTTTCGCCTGAACATAGAGGGCGTTGATGACTACGAGGGCATTGAGTGCCTGTTCGGCGACCTCGTAGTCGCCTTGCTCCCCATACCTGCGGCTGTACGCGATTGCGTGTTCGATTCCTTGTTTGACTTCTTGAGTCCAGGAAGAGTTGACGTTCAAAAAGAGAAGGCGTCGCTGATCTACGCCGGAATCGTCGCTACCGTCATCAGGCATCGCTTTTGTTGCTGCATCAGCGAGGGTCCGCCAGCGGCCGAGTGCCTTGTGAATTCGTTGGACAAGCCTTGACAGCTGCTGGATCGGGCTAACAAGAGCGATCGCACGTCTATAGGCCAGCATGTAAAGGCCGAACACCGCGAGCGTGAGCCAGGCTCCAGCGACCAGGACCACCGCCGACCATGTAACGTCCGGGACTAGCGAGAGGAGCGCGACCCCACATGCAGCTCCGAACGAAGTAACCGCGTATCCCAATAGGCGCCAATCGGCACTCAGGCGATTGAATAAGGCGTGTGGCATGCGTTCGACATTCACCTGCATTGCGAAGGTGATGATCGAAAAGGCGACTGCCGTCGCTCCAATCAGCGCCCCACCGGCTGCAATGAAGAGCTGCGAAAGGGTTTCCCAACGCTTGTCGACTTTGAAATAGCCGATGATTTCGCAGTTCGCCCACCAAGCAAGGCCCGAACTTGCAGCAAGCGCAACCAAAACCGCAACGGCCACAAGCGCTCCGCTACCTCGCGCCAGTCGATTCACCAACTGTTCCCGACGTCTCTCAGTTTCGAAGTGAAACCTCGCGAGACGCAACCTCACTCTGCCAATAATGGGTCGGCGCACGGTGGCACTACGGGCCGGATTTGCGGCCGCGGCAGGCGGCAGTGGTTCGGGGTTTGGGGCTTGGTGGTCATACGTCATGAAGGCGAATCCGTCAAAGATGCGCCTATGATCACTGAAAGGTGCTACGACGGCCACTCTCCGCTTGTTAGAGAGGCCTTGTGAGTCAAAGACTTAGGCCTGGCTGGTCGAATCTTGCCCTCTCCACCGAGCTGCCAAGGCCCGCTTTCGATCCACTGTCGTCCGTCCCTCTACAGGGCAGGGTTACCAACGACAGCATTCGAACAGGAACCGTGAACTTGACTCCCACCAGCTACCGACCGCAACCGCTGCAAAGTAGACGCTCAATAGAGCCAGGTTGCTTCGCGTACCAGGACCGCCGGTGCAAAATACGGAACAGCGCCCCCTAAGATCGCGGGGTGCGCAGTGAATCCAAAGCACAAACAAAAAGCCCGGCATCCGCCGGGCTTCCCACTTTCAATCCCCCCTCACTTGCAGCTAAAACTGCTCGCACTCTCCACATCCCCCGTCCCGTTGTAACGCGCCACCTTGGGGTACACGCACAGCGGCCGGGTGCGGCTGGCAGACCAGGTGGCTGGCAGCTCGGCGTTGACCACATTGGCCCCCGTGCCGCGTGCCCTGGCCGTCACGCTGTCGGGCGCCTTGCCTTGTTCCACCCAGGCCACCAGCGGGGCCAGCATGTCGAACTGGTCGGTGGCGGGGCCGCCGGAGCAGTGGTTCATGCCGGGGATGAAGAACAGGCGGGCAAACGCGTCGGCGTTGTTGCTGTTGCTGGCCTGCAGTTTGTCCATCCAGCTGGCGGTGTCGATGGGCGAGAACACGCCGTCGGCCACGCCGTGGAAGACGATCATCTTGGCGCCGCGGTTCTTCAGCGTGTTCAGGTCGCTGGGGTTGGGCGGCGTCATGAACGACCAGGGCGATTCGGTGTAGACCGAGGTGGTGGCAAAGATCTTCTGGTAGTCGGTTTCCATGTTGAAGTTCAGCGCGTACTGCAGGCCGGTGGTGGCGCCAAAGGCCGCCACGGTGCTGGGCGGTGACGTGAAGATGAAGGCCACCGCACCCGCGTCCCGCGTGGCGGGCGCGCCGAAGTGCCACGACGCAAAGTTGGCGCCCGCAATGCCGGGGTCAAACCAGGTGCCCTGGTACAGCGCTTCGCCCTTGCTGTTCTTGGGGCCGGCAAACACGCTGGCCAGCACGCTCTTTTGCTCGCTGGTAATGCACGAGCCATCGCGCGTGCCGGTGCAGGTGGGCACATCGTTTTGCAGGCTGAAGGCGGCCTGGCAGGCGGCCACGTCGTTCACCTGGCCGTCGGCAACGCCGTCGAGCGCGTCGCACCTGGCCACCATGCGGCTGCTGATGAGCTTGAACTCGGCGGGGGTCACGGCGGTGTTCAGGTCGGGCTGGCCGCTGGCGTCCTTGGTGGCTATTTTGGCGTATTGCTGGGCCTTCCACAGCTGGGTGGTGGCGGCCTTGGGCAGGCTGAAGCCGGGGTTGCCGGCCAGCACGCCGTCGTACTGCTCGGCATAGCGCGATGCGGCCACCATGGCGTGGCGCCCGCCGTTGGAGCAGCCCGCAATGTACGAGCGGTCGGGCGCCTTGCCGTAGGCGCTCTTGATGAGGTTCTTGGCCATGGGGGTGAGCGTGCCCACGGCCTGGTAGCCGTAGTCCAGCCGGGCCTGCGGGTCCACGCCAAAGAAGGGGGTGGGGGCGCCGTGGCCGGCGTCAGAGCTGAGGACGGCAAAGCCCTGCACCAGCCCGGGCGCCACGGGCGCTGCGCCGCTCACCGAGCCCAGCGCGATCACCACGCTGCCGTCCAGCCCGCCGTTGGCCTGGTGCAGGAAGCGGCCGTTCCAGTCCACGGGCAGGCGCATTTCAAAGCCGATGGCGTAGGCGGCGCCGTCCACCGTGCTGGTGCGCTCTTTCATCTTGCCCTTGACCAGGCAGTGCGCGGGCACCTGCGTGACCACGCCCTGCAGCGTGAGCGGGCCGGCGGCGATCTGCTCGGCCGAGGTGATGCGCGTGTCGGGCAGCGCGAGGCTGCTGGCCAGCGTGGCGCACGACTGCAGCGTGGCCGGTGTGGCGGCGCTGAGCTGGGGCAGGGCGGCGTCTGACGAGCCGCCACAGCCCATCAGCAGGGCAGCCGTGGCCACCGAGAGTGCCAGGGGCTGCGGGTTACCCAACAGGTTTCTTCGGATCAGGCGCATGGTGTTGTCTCCGGTAGTTTTTCGAGGCGCAGGGGGGCCCGCAGCATGGCCTCGGCACGCTGTGGGAATGAGATCAGTAGAAAAAGGGTGTGCTACAAAAGTTGCAGCTGTATGGGCTTATGGGTCATGCGCTAGAGGCCTCTTTGGGCTTGAATTCAAGCGCTTGGGCAATGCGCTGGCGCAGGACGGCGGCGCGCAGGTCAAACTCGGGCAGCACCCACTGGGTAAAGGCCTGGGCGGGTGCCGTCCAGCGGTCTGCTTCGCCGGTGGGTGTGCGCCCGTGGGCGCGGCGGCTGGCGGTGCCAATCTGGCACCAGGCCCATTCCAGCAGCACCAGCGCCACGGCGCGCAGGTAGTCGTCGGCCACCCAGTAGGGCAGCTCGGGGTCAGAGTGCGCGGCAATGGCCAGCGTCTGCGTGATCTCGACCAGTGCATGCCTGCGCACACTGGTGGCGGCGCCGGGCGCCTTGCCGGGCAGTGCCGCCAGCAGCGCGGCCAGCCCCTGGCCGCCGTCTGCCAGCACTTTGCGCACCAGCAGGTCGATGGCCTGGATCTCGTTGGTGCCCTCGTAGATCATGGCCACGCGAGCGTCGCGCACGATCTGCTCGATGCCCCATTCACGCACGTAGCCGTGCCCGCCAAACACCTGCAGGCATGCGCTGGCGCCATGGAAACCCTGGTCGGTGAGGGCAGCCTTGAGCACGGGCGTGACCAGTGCGCCCCAGCGCTGGGCAGCGGCGCGCTCGCCCGCGTCGGTGCTGTGCTTGGCCACGTCGAGTTGCAGGGCCGTGTGGTAGGCCAGCACGCGCCCGCCGTCGATCCAGGCGCGCTGGGTTTGCAGCGTGCGGCGGATGGCGGGGTGGTCTTGAATGAGGCTGGTGTCCTTGGCGCCTGGGGCGCGCATCTGGCGGCGCTCGGCCGCGTAGGCGCTGGCCTTTTGCCACGCAGCTTCCAGCAGGCCGATGCCTTGCAGGCCTACGTGCAGGCGGGCGGCGTTCATCATCACGAACATGGCGGCCAGGCCCTTGTGCGGCTCGCCCACCAGCCAGCCGGTGGCGTCGTCAAAGCGCATCACGCAGGTGGGGCTGCCGTGCAGGCCCATCTTTTCTTCGATGCGTTCGCAAACAACCGCATTGCGTACCGAGGCCCCCACGCTCCCCACTTCGTGTGGTTCGCTGCCCCCCGGGGGGGCTGGCCTTGCTTGGGGCGGCCCGGCGCGGCGGCCGTCGCCGTCTGGCAGCACCTTGGGCACCAGAAACAGCGACAGCCCCTTGGGCCCCGCAGGCGCATCGGGCAGGCGTGCCAGCACCAGGTGCACGATGTTGTCGGTCAGGTCGTGTTCGCCGCCCGAGATAAAAATCTTGCTGCCGTTCACGCGCACGCTGCCGTCGGGCTGCGGCACGCCGCGTGTGCGCACCAGGCCCAGGTCGCTGCCGGCGTGGGCTTCGGTCAGGCACATGGTGGCCAGCCATTCGCCGGTGGCCACTTTCTCCAGGTACTGCGCCTTCAGCGCATCGCTGGCGTGGTGCCTGATGCATTCATACGCGCCATGCAGCAGGCCGGGCGCCATGGTCCAGCCGTGGTTGGCACCGGCCAGCCATTCGTACAGCACGCATTCCAGCACCGCGGGCAGGCCCTGGCCGCCGTCCTCCGGCGCGCAGGCCAGGGCGGGCCAGCCGCCTTGCCAGAAGGCCTGGTACGCATCGCGGAAACCTGGCGGTGTGGTCACTGTGCCAGCGCTGAACTGGCAGCCCACCTCGTCGCCCACGCGCTGCAGCGGGGCCACGGCGGTGTCTACAAACTTGGCGGCTTCGTCCAGCACCTGCGCAGCCAGGTCACTGTCGGTGTCGGCAAATGGCGCCAGCGCCTGCCACTGCGCCGGGGCGCGCAGCACCTCGGTCAGCAGAAACTGGATGTCGGCAAGGGACTGGCGTGCGGGCATGATTTGCTCTTATTTTGATAGCTGTTAGTGCTTATGAATCAAGCCCTAGGGGCCGATTTGGCTTGAAAATTGCCTTCTGGGCGTTCACAACGGACCTGATGGAGCCGCGCACGGTGGGCGGGCGAAGCACTGCACTGCGCTGCGCGAGGCTTCGACAAGCTCAGCCCGAACGGGGTGCCAGGCAGCATGCCCTGGCTTCGACAGGCTCAGCCCGAACGGCTAGGCGCGAGGCGGACGACGCTCCACACCATTGCGCTTCCCTTCGCCCGTCGATACCGGCGCGCCCCAGGCGCAGGCCGCCGCGCAAAGGCCGCCAAACGGCGGAGGCGGCGCTTCGTTGCCGGGCGCTGGCGGCGTCCCCCCTCCCACGCGCCAGCGTGAGAGAGGGGGGCGAAGGCGCGAAGCGCCTCAGGGGGGGCTCTCTAGGACTCTGCCGTGAACCCGATCTTCTTGATCAGCGGGCCCCAGCTGTCGAACTCGGCCTTCTGCCAGCGCGCCTGCTCTTCAGGCGTGGAGCCGTGGGGCAGCAGGCCCACGATGGCCAGGCTGTCGATGACCGACTTTTCCTTCAGCGCCGCGTTGATGGCGGCGTTGGCGGCTGCGATCACCGGCTTGGGCGTGGCGGCCGGGGCGTAGAAGCCAAACCATTCTTCGGTGGTCAGCTCGGGGAAGCCCTGTTCGGCAAACGTGGGCACATCGGGCACGTACTGCGAGCGCTTGGGGCCCGACGTGGCCAGGATGCGCAGCTTGCCGGCCTTGTAGTTGGCAATGAAGTCACCGTGCGGCGTGACCATGGCGGCCACCTGGCCACCCACCACATCGGTCACGCCGGGGATGGAGCCGCGGTAGGGCACGTGGCGCAGTTCCACCCCGCTGTTGATGCCCAGCAGCGCGCCCAGGAAGTGGGGCGTGGAGCCCGCACCGGGCGAGCCGTAGCTGGCGTCCTTGGGGTTGGCCTTGGCCCAGGCCAGGAAGTCCTTCACCGTCTTCACGCTGGCCGGCACCATGGGCCCCACGGCCAGGCCGTGGTGCATGATCGCGCCGATCGACACGGGCGCAAAGTCCTTGTCGCTGTAGTTCATCTTGCTGTAGATGTGCGGGTAGTTGGCCAGGGCCGACACCTGCGCCAGGGCCAGCACCGAGCCATCGGCGGGCGCACCCTTGAGCGTTTCCAGCGCAATGCGGCCGCCGGCGCCCGGCTTGTTTTCCACCACGCCCGCGTTCTTGGCATAGGCCGTCCCCCCGAATTTTTCGGCCACGCGGCGGGCTACGGTGTCGCCCGAGCTGCCGGCCGGAAAGCCGAACAGCACCTTGACCTGCTCGATCGGCTGGGCCGATGCGGACAGCGGGTAGAACGCGCCGAGCGCGGCGGCAGACCCGAAAGCTTGTACAAATTGGCGGCGTGTCGTCATGGTTGTCTCCTGTGACTGGTTAAAAGTTCGAGTTCAGCATGGGGTGTCTTCACACCCTCTCGTTATGTCGGCGCTGCATGCTTTCCGCAGTCGGCCCGAGCTGGGCGCGGCCCAGGCCAGCGGCCGCCGCGCAAGGGCCGCCCCGCCGCGCTGGCGGCGTCCCCCTGCCCGCTGCGCGCAGCGCTGCGAGAGCGGGGGCTGAGCGCCGCGGCTCCGAGCCTGCCTGCGCAGGCTTGGACGGCAGTGAAGAGCGACCGCCTATGGCGGGCGCACCGAGGCGCGCAGCGCCTCAGGGGGGTGGTCCTCATCTCGGTGCCATGCGCAGGGCACCGTCGAGGCGAATCACTTCGCCGTTGAGGTGCCCGTTGGTCACGATGTGGCAAGCCAGCTCGGCAAATTCCTCGGGCTTGCCCAGGCGCGGCGGAAAGGGAATGCTGGCCGCCAGCGACTGCTGCACGGCCTCGGGCAGCTCTTTCATCAGCGGCGTGGCAAACAGCCCGGGTGCCACGGTGCACACGCGAATGGCGTGTTGCGCCAAGTCGCGCGCCATGGGCAGCGTCATGCCGGCCAGCCCGGCCTTGGATGCGCTGTAGGCCTGCTGGCCCACCTGGCCGTCAAAGGCCGCCACCGATGCGGTGAACATCATCACGCCGCGCTCGCCGTTGTCCAGCACGGGTAGCTTGGCGCAAGCAGCGGCAAACAGGCGGCTCACGTTGTAGGTGCCAATCAGGTTGATGTTGATCACGCGCACAAAGTCGTCCAGCGGCGCTGCGCTGCCGTCGCGCTGCACCACGCGCTTGGCGCTGCCGATGCCCGCTACGTTCATCAAGATGCGCGCGGGGCCGTGGGCGGCTGCGGCCTGGTCGATAGCGGCGGTCACGCTGGCGGCATCGGTGATGTCGCAGGCGCAGGCCACGGCGCGGCCGCTGCCATGGGTGGCGTTGATGTCGGCGGCCACTTTTTCGGCCAGCTCGGCATTGCGGTCGAGCACTGCCACCCAGGCGCCCAGGCGCGCCAACTCGCGCGCGGTGGCCTCGCCCAGGCCCGATGCGCCGCCGGTGACGATGGCTGCTTGTCCTTGAATCTGCATGGTGTGGTCTCCGGTGAAATCGGGGTAACGCTTTGAACAGGCTTTCAGGCTCTCAGGCTCTTCAGGCGCCGGGCTTCAGGATGTGCGGCGCGGTGCCGTCGTGCAGGGCCTGCACCAGCGCATCGCGGTGCTTGAGCACGGCGCGCTGGTTGACCGAGCCCTTGTCGGTGATCTCGCCCTTGTCGATAGACGGCGGCTCGGCCATGAGCAACGCGCGGGCCACGCGGCTGGCGCTGCCGGTGGATTCGCGGGCGAGTTCGCCGAGCACGGCTTCGATGCGCTGGCGCACGGCCGGGTGGGCCACCACGTCGGCCAGCGGTGCGTCGGGGCCCAGGCCCGCGGCTTCGGCTACGGCGCGACAGGCGGGCGAGGGGAACAGCAGGGCGCCCACTTCCTTCATGTTCAGGCCGGTCAGCACCACATCCTGGATGTAGGGCGCGCCCGCTACGATGATCTTGGCGCGCATGGGGCCCACGCTGACAAAGGTGCCGGTCGAGAGCTTGAAGTCTTCGGCGATGCGGCCGTCAAACGCCAGGCCGCGGTGGATGTTGTGCTCGTCAATCCACTTCACCGCGTCGCCGGTGCACAGGTAGCCTTCGTCATCAAACGCGTCGCGCGTGGCGGCGTCGGAACGCCAGTAGCCGGGCGTGACGTTGGGGCCGCGGTAGCGCACCTCGGTCTTGCCGTCCACCTCCACCAGCTTGAGCACCATGCCGGGCACGGGCGCGCCGATGTGGCCGGAGCGCACGTCGGGGCTGTTGCAGAACATGGCCGAGGGGGCGGATTCGGTCATGCCCAGGCCCGTGCACATCACGATGCGCTCGCCAATGGCGGCCTCTTGCGTGGCGTGCAGGCTGTCCCACACGGGCTGGGCCAGGCCCGCGCCCGAGTAGAAGAACAGGCGCACGCGCGACAGCAGGTTGCTGCGCAGTTGCGCGTCGGCCTTCATGGCGTCGGCAATCATCTCGAAGCCGGTGGGCACGTTGAAGTACACCGTGGGCGCAATCTCGCGCAGGTTGCGCAGGGTTTCGCCGATGAGTGCCGCAGTGGGCTTGCCGTCGTCGATGTACAGCGTGCCACCGTGCTGCAGCGTGAGACCGAAGTTGTGGTTGCTGCCAAAGGTGTGGTTCCAGGGCAGCCAGTCGACCAGCACGGGCGGCGCCTCGGCCAGCACGGGCAGCGACAGCGAGATCTGCTGCAGGTTGGCGCACCACATGCGCTGCGTGTTGATGACCGGCTTGGGCATCTTGGTGGAGCCGCTGGTGAACAGGAACTTCACGATGGTGCCGGGGCCGGTGGCGTGCATGGCGGCATCCACGGCGGGTGTGGCGGTGGTGCTGCGCAGGCTGTCAAACGTGTGGGTTGCGCGGCCTTCGATGGCGCCTTGGGCCAGCACCACTTCCACATCAGGTGCCACGGTGGCTGCAATGGCCTTGCCGTACCGTGCGCCATCGGCCGCAAACACCAGGCCAGGCGTGAGGGTGTCGATCACGTGGCGCAGCTTGTCGTAGTCCTGGCTCACGGTGGCGTATGCGGGCGACACGGGGCAATAGGGCACACCGGCATAGATGCAACCCAGCGCGAGCAGCGCGTGTTCGAGGGTGTTCTCGCTCAGCACCACCACCGGGCGCTCGGCGCTCAGGCCACGGTCGAGCAACGCCTGGCCAATGCTGCGCGCGGCGTCCAGCGCCTGCGCATACGTCACGTGCTGCCAGTCACCGGTCTTGCCACCGCCGAGCTGTTCGCGGCGCGCCAGAAAGCTGTGGTCGGGCGTGGCCTCGGCCCAGTGCACCAGGTAGTCCGTCACGCGGCGGGCGTAGGCGCCCAGCGGCAGGTCGGCCTGCAGGTAGCGCACACCCGGCGCGCCCTCGCGCAGGCTCACGCGGGTGACGCCGAAGTTCACGGGGCGGTAGCGGGCGGTGGAGTGCGAGGGCAGTGTGTCGGGTAGGGCGCTCATGGGGAAATCCGGGATGGTGTGGGCGGTGTAAGGCGGGCTGCCTCGCCATTCAGTCCTGCTTGCGGACCTTTGCAGCACGGCCTTCGAGGAAGTCCGCGAGGCGCGACTTGGCCTCCGGGGCGCTCTGGGCAATCGCGGCCATCATGGCTTCGGTGAAGAGGCCCTGGTCTGCCGGCTGCTCGGCAATGCGGGGCAGGGCGTGCATGAGGGCGTAGTTGGTCAGCGGCGCGTTCTGCGCCACGCGCACGGCCAGCTCCAGTGCCTTGTCAAATGCCTGGCCTTCGGGCACCAGGTACTGGGCAAAGCCCACCCGCTCGCCGTCCTGCGCGTTGTAGACGCGGCCCGTGAGCATCATGTCGGCCATGCGGGCAGCGCCGATGAGCTTGGGGATGCGCACCGCACCGCCGCCGCCCACGAAGATGCCGCGCGAGCCCTCGGGCAGCGCGTAAAAGGTGGATTCATCGGCCACGCGGATATGGCAGGCGCTGGCCAGCTCCAGCCCGCCGCCCACCACGGCGCCATGCAGCGCGGCAATCACGGGCACCGGGCCAAACTGCACGCGCTCCAGCGCGGCGTGCCACATGCGCGAGTGGTGCAGGCCCTGGCCGGCGTCGCGCTCCTTCAGTTCAGAAAGGTCAAGGCCGGCGCAGAAGTGCGGGCCTTCGCCGTCGATCACGGCGGCGCGCACGCTGGCGGGCATGTTCTCGAACAGGTCGCGCAGCGCCAGGATCAGGCCGTCATTGAGGGCATTGCGCTTGGCACCGCGCACGAGGCGGATCACGGCCACTTCCTGTTGGTCGCCGCGCAGCTCGAAATGGATGTCTTGATTGGTCATGGTGGCTTTCTTGTTGAAGCGATTGTGGTTATAGTTAATAATCAATTCAAGCAAGGGAGGCCGGTTTTTTATCAGTACTTACCCTTGATCTGTGTCACGCCCCTGTTGCAATCCCGGGGCGTACACGGCACAACGACAACGCCTACCGGAGACCACCATGGACCACGAAAATTTGCTCGCCATCGACATCCACACCCACGCCGAAGTGAGCTGCTGGAACCCGTTTGACAACTATGGCGAGGAGTACGACCGCGCGGCCGACAAGTACTTCAAGAACGGCCGGCGCCCCACCATTGCCGAAACGGTGGCGTACTACCGCGAGCAGAAGATCGGGCTGGTGATGTTCACTGTGGACGCGGAGTCCAAGATGGGCCGGCGCCGTATCCCCAACGAGGAGATCGCAGCGGCGGCCAAGGCCAACAGCGACATGATGATTGCGTTTGCCAGCATCGACCCGCACAAAGGAAAGATGGGCGCCCGCGAGGCGCGCCGCCTGATCGAGGAGGAGGGTGTGCGGGGCTTCAAGTTCCACCCCACGGTGCAGGCCTACCACCCCTACGACAAGATGGCCTGGCCCATCTACGAGGTGATTGCCGAATACGGCATGCCTGCCATCTTCCACACCGGGCACAGCGGCATTGGCAGCGGCATGCGCTGCGGCGGCGGCCTGCGGCTGGAATACAGCAACCCCATGCACCTGGACGATGTGGCCATCGACTTCCCCGACATGCAGATCGTGATGGCGCACCCGAGCTTCCCGTGGCAGGACGAGGCCTTGAGCGTGGCCACGCACAAGCCCAACGTGTGGATCGACCTGTCAGGCTGGAGCCCCAAGTATTTTCCGAAGCAGCTGGTGCAGTACGCCAACACGCTGCTCAAGGACCGCGTGCTGTTCGGCAGCGACTACCCGCTGATCACGCCCGAGCGCTGGATGAAGGACTTCCAGGAAGCGGGCTTCAAGCCCGAGGTGATGCCCGGCATCCTCAAGGGCAATGCGGTGCGGCTGCTGGGGCTGGACAAGCCGAAGCCCGCCCCTGTGGCTGTCGCGGGCTGATCAGTCGTAGACCTTCTGCAGCAGCCGGATCAGCGTCTTGCGCTCGGCGGCGGTCAGGCGCGCGGTGGCGTCCTGCTCCAGCTGCGCGGCGGTCTGCTCGGCCTGCGCGGTCAGATCAACGCCCGCGGGCGTGAGGTGCACCCCCATCGCGCGCCCATCGCTGGGGTGCGGGCGCCGTTCGATCAGGCCGCGCCGTTCCAGCGCAGCGATCAGGCCCACCAGGTTGGGGGGCAGCACGTTGAGCGTGGCGCACAGCTGGCGCGAGGTGATGCCGGGGTTGTGCGCCACCAGCGACAGCACCGAAAAATCCACCACCTTCAGGTCGTACACGGCCATGCGTTCCATGAAAACGCCAATGATGGACAGCGCAGCACGCCGCGTGTTGTAGCCCACCAGGGTGCGCAGAAAGCGCGTGTCCACCGCCTCCACCGAGGGCTCGCAGCCACTGTCGGGCACGGCCGGGGCCATGGGCGAGGGGTCGGGCAGGGTGCGGGTGCGGCGGGCCATGGCAGATGGAAAATGGGTCGGTGCTGAGCGGGGGTGGTTTGGCCACTCGCCGCCCCTGGGGCAGTGCAGAAGGTTGGCCTTGCAATGCCTTGCAAGGCAATGCAAGGCCCGGCGATTCTATGAAACGGCGCCGGTGTGGCGCCGCTCCCCGGGCTGCTCGCCGGGCATCATGCCGGTGCGCGCAGCACCCGGCGGTACTGCACGGCCTCGGCCACATGGCTGACTTCGGTGGTTTCGCTGCCGGCCAGGTCGGCCACCGTGCGCGCCACCTTCAGCGCCCGGTGCGTGCTGCGGGCAGACCACCCGAGGCGTGCAGCGGCCGTGCTGAGGAACGCGGCGGCCGTATCGGCCAGCAGCACATGCGCATCGATCTCCTGGCCCTGCAGCGCCTGGTTGGGTTTGCCCTGGCGGGCCACCGCGCGACTGCGGGCTGCCTCCACCCGCGCCCGGATGCTGGCCGAGCCCTCGCCCGCCGGGGCCTTGACCAGCTGTTCGGCCGGCAGCGCGGGCACCTCAAAGTGCAGGTCGATGCGGTCCAGCAGCGGCCCGCTCAGCTTGGCCTGGTAGCGGCTGACCTGATCAGGCGTGCAGCGGCAGGCCCGCAGGGGCGAGCCCTGAAAGCCGCAGGGGCACGGATTCATGGCCGCAATCAGCTGAAAGCGCGCCGGGTAGTCGGCCCGCTGCGCCGCCCGGGCGATGGTGATATGGCCGGTCTCCAGCGGCTCGCGCAGGGCTTCGAGCGCGGCGCGCGGGAACTCGGGCAGTTCGTCGAGAAACAGCACGCCGTTGTGGGCCAGCGAGATCTCGCCCGGCCGGGGTGGCGAGCCACCGCCCACCAGGGCCACGGCGCTGGCCGTGTGGTGCGGCGAGCCCGTGGGGCGCTGGCCCCAGGCACCGGGGTCAAACCGCCCCGCCAGGCTGGCAATGGCTGCGCTTTCCAGCGCCTCCTGCACCGTCATGGCGGGCAGCAGGCCGGCAAAGCGGTGGGCCAGCATCGACTTGCCCGAGCCGGGCGGGCCCGCCATCAGCACGCTGTGGCCGCCTGCGGCGGCGATCTCCAGTGCGCGCTTGGCCGACGCCTGGCCTTTGACATCTGCCATGTCGGGCCCGCCGTGGTGCGCCGCCATGGGCGTTGCGCGCAGCGGGGTCCAGCCGTCGTTGGGCACGTCTGCGTCGCCACCC encodes the following:
- a CDS encoding YifB family Mg chelatase-like AAA ATPase; translation: MSLALVQSRALLGLQAPAVTVEVHLANGLPSFTLVGLAEVEVKEARERVRSALQNAGLEFPHNKRITVNLAPADLPKDSGRFDLPIAMGILAASGQVDAARLAGFEFAGELSLSGELRPVRGALATSLALQTQQVTSCLVLPPGSAEEAALVPDARVVRATHLLDVVRAFLPPGSAQGGDADVPNDGWTPLRATPMAAHHGGPDMADVKGQASAKRALEIAAAGGHSVLMAGPPGSGKSMLAHRFAGLLPAMTVQEALESAAIASLAGRFDPGAWGQRPTGSPHHTASAVALVGGGSPPRPGEISLAHNGVLFLDELPEFPRAALEALREPLETGHITIARAAQRADYPARFQLIAAMNPCPCGFQGSPLRACRCTPDQVSRYQAKLSGPLLDRIDLHFEVPALPAEQLVKAPAGEGSASIRARVEAARSRAVARQGKPNQALQGQEIDAHVLLADTAAAFLSTAAARLGWSARSTHRALKVARTVADLAGSETTEVSHVAEAVQYRRVLRAPA
- a CDS encoding crotonase/enoyl-CoA hydratase family protein, coding for MTNQDIHFELRGDQQEVAVIRLVRGAKRNALNDGLILALRDLFENMPASVRAAVIDGEGPHFCAGLDLSELKERDAGQGLHHSRMWHAALERVQFGPVPVIAALHGAVVGGGLELASACHIRVADESTFYALPEGSRGIFVGGGGAVRIPKLIGAARMADMMLTGRVYNAQDGERVGFAQYLVPEGQAFDKALELAVRVAQNAPLTNYALMHALPRIAEQPADQGLFTEAMMAAIAQSAPEAKSRLADFLEGRAAKVRKQD
- a CDS encoding amidohydrolase family protein, which produces MDHENLLAIDIHTHAEVSCWNPFDNYGEEYDRAADKYFKNGRRPTIAETVAYYREQKIGLVMFTVDAESKMGRRRIPNEEIAAAAKANSDMMIAFASIDPHKGKMGAREARRLIEEEGVRGFKFHPTVQAYHPYDKMAWPIYEVIAEYGMPAIFHTGHSGIGSGMRCGGGLRLEYSNPMHLDDVAIDFPDMQIVMAHPSFPWQDEALSVATHKPNVWIDLSGWSPKYFPKQLVQYANTLLKDRVLFGSDYPLITPERWMKDFQEAGFKPEVMPGILKGNAVRLLGLDKPKPAPVAVAG
- a CDS encoding MarR family winged helix-turn-helix transcriptional regulator, with protein sequence MARRTRTLPDPSPMAPAVPDSGCEPSVEAVDTRFLRTLVGYNTRRAALSIIGVFMERMAVYDLKVVDFSVLSLVAHNPGITSRQLCATLNVLPPNLVGLIAALERRGLIERRPHPSDGRAMGVHLTPAGVDLTAQAEQTAAQLEQDATARLTAAERKTLIRLLQKVYD